One Ranitomeya variabilis isolate aRanVar5 chromosome 5, aRanVar5.hap1, whole genome shotgun sequence DNA window includes the following coding sequences:
- the RPL4 gene encoding large ribosomal subunit protein uL4, with amino-acid sequence MACTRPLISVYSEKGEVSGKNVTMPAVFKAPIRPDIVNFVHTNLRKNSRQPYAVSEHAGHQTSAESWGTGRAVARIPRVRGGGTHRSGQGAFGNMCRGGRMFAPTKTWRRWHRRVNVTQKRYAVCSALAASALPALVMSKGHRIEEVPEVPLVVEDKVENYKKTKEAVLLLKKLKAWNDIKKVYASQRIRAGKGKMRNRRRIQRRGPCVIYNEDNGIVKAFRNIPGITLLGVNKLNLLRLAPGGHVGRFCIWTESAFRKLDDLYGTWRKPASLKADYNLPMHKMTNTDLSRILKSQEIQKVLRRPIKRVKRRELKKNPLKNLRIMMRLNPYAKTAKRNAILRQAENFKKRQDKRKAVLAKAAATKEAAAAAKEVPAAKPAAAPKATKAAAPKATKAAATKARKAAAAKKS; translated from the exons ATG GCCTGCACTCGTCCTTTGATATCGGTGTACTCCGAAAAAGGAGAAGTATCTGGCAAAAATGTGACTATGCCCGCTGTGTTCAAGGCTCCTATACGCCCAGATATTGTCAACTTTGTCCACACCAACCTGCGCAAGAACAGCAGACAGCCATATGCAGTCAGTGAACATGCCG GTCACCAGACCAGTGCTGAATCATGGGGAACAGGTAGGGCCGTCGCCCGTATTCCCCGTGTCCGTGGTGGTGGAACGCACCGCTCCGGTCAGGGAGCATTTGGAAAC ATGTGCCGTGGAGGGCGTATGTTTGCCCCTACCAAGACCTGGAGGCGCTGGCATCGTAGAGTTAATGTAACTCAGAAGAGATACGCAGTGTGCTCTGCACTGGCCGCTTCAGCCCTCCCTGCACTTGTCATGTCTAAAG GCCACCGTATTGAGGAAGTCCCAGAGGTCCCACTGGTTGTAGAAGATAAAGTTGAAAACTACAAGAAAACAAAGGAGGCAGTCCTGCTGCTGAAGAAACTGAAAGCCTGGAATGACATCAAGAAG GTCTATGCATCCCAACGTATTCGTGCTGGTAAAGGTAAAATGAGAAACCGCCGCCGTATCCAGCGCAGAGGACCTTGTGTCATCTACAATGAAGATAACGGCATTGTTAAAGCCTTCAGAAATATCCCAG GAATCACACTCCTTGGTGTCAACAAACTAAACCTTTTGAGGTTGGCTCCTGGAGGTCATGTTGGACGGTTCTGCATTTGGACAGAAAGTGCCTTCCGCAAACTGGATGATCTCTATGGCACCTGGCGCAAACCAGCTTCCCTGAAGGCAGATTACAA CCTTCCTATGCACAAAATGACAAACACAGATCTCAGCCGTATCCTGAAGAGTCAAGAGATCCAGAAGGTTCTACGTCGTCCAAT CAAGAGAGTGAAGCGCAGAGAACTCAAGAAGAACCCACTGAAGAACTTGAGAATTATGATGAGGCTCAATCCATATGCAAAGACTGCGAAACGCAACGCCATCCTGCGCCAGGCTGAGAAT TTTAAAAAAAGACAGGATAAGCGTAAAGCCGTATTAGCCAAGGCAGCTGCAACCAAGGAGGCGGCGGCAGCAGCAAAGGAAGTTCCAGCAGCCAAACCTGCAGCAGCCCCCAAGGCAACAAAAGCAGCAGCCCCCAAGGCAACAAAAGCAGCAGCAACCAAGGCCAGAAAAGCGGCAGCAGCAAAGAAATCTTAA